The following proteins are encoded in a genomic region of Oncorhynchus masou masou isolate Uvic2021 chromosome 32, UVic_Omas_1.1, whole genome shotgun sequence:
- the LOC135526657 gene encoding proheparin-binding EGF-like growth factor, which produces MRILRVALLLVHAFVASRLVSGAVVDRYESERPQQHTAFINLLDVLSDRRMEGGREKSHHGVEGPVLEDEEYYDYYHEDEEDASGEYEVELPRVALSTKPKDPSAILEAERSEGKRRRGKGRKKGKGKKRNPCLKKYKDFCIHGSCHYLRDIKAPSCICRPSYSGERCHLFTLASEGRDVGGYSRTTALAVVAVVLSSVCLTIIGLLLVLRFHKRGAYDVEHEEKVKLGSAPNH; this is translated from the exons ATGAGGATTCTACGAGTTGCGCTCCTGCTCGTCCATGCCTTTG TGGCCTCGAGGTTGGTGAGCGGAGCTGTGGTGGACAGGTATGAGAGTGAGAGGCCACAGCAGCACACAGCATTTATCAACCTGTTGGATGTCCTGAGcgacagaaggatggagggagggagggagaagagtcaTCACGGCGTGGAGGGTCCCGTGTTGGAGGATGAGGAGTACTATGATTACTACCATGAAGATGAAGAAGATGCCTCAGGGGAATATGAGGTGGAATTACCTCGAG TTGCATTGTCGACTAAACCTAAAGACCCATCGGCCATCTTGGAAGCTGAgaggagtgaggggaagaggaggagaggaaaggggaggaagaAGGGAAAGGGAAAGAAGAGGAACCCTTGTCTGAAGAAGTATAAGGACTTCTGTATCCATGGCAGCTGTCATTACCTGAGGGACATCAAAGCTCCATCATGCAT ATGTCGTCCCAGCTACTCTGGGGAGCGGTGTCACCTATTCACGCTGGCTTCAGAGGGGAGGGACGTGGGAGGATACAGCAGGACCACAGCTCTGGCTGTTGTGGCAGTGGtgttgtcctctgtctgtctcaccatcATAGGCCTGCTGCTGGTGCTCAG gTTTCACAAGCGAGGAGCGTACGACGTAGAGCACGAGGAGAAGGTCAAACTGGGATCAGCACCCAACCATTGA